Part of the Microtus ochrogaster isolate Prairie Vole_2 chromosome 19, MicOch1.0, whole genome shotgun sequence genome, CCAGCAGATCCTGTTGGCTACTTTCAGCTTAAATCTAGAAATGACCACAGTCAGACTCCTGCCAGCTCGTCGCTGACCCCTGACTAATGACCATACAAAGTGGGATCTCAGTTCATTATTGAGCCGATTTGAATGTTTGCTTAATAATTAAAGATGATTTCCTCAGACCATTAAGACCCCACTCTCTGATATTAGTTTTTATAATGAAATGTACCTTAATATTGACAAGAATAAGATTTAAATGTCTGGATTGCTAAGACATGAATGAGTTCCTCAGCCTTTTGGTCTGTGTACTAAATCGAGTTAAACGTATTTAAAATTAAGTTGCTACAAAGGTCTTTAAAATTTAGTAGAagagaggctgggcatggtgatgtctgtctttaatcccagcactcaggaggcagaggcgggaggatctctgtgagttcaagactagcttggtctacagagcaagttccaggacaggcaagactacataaaaataacttatggaagtatttgcatttccctaatattAGAAgaggttttggttggttggttatttttgtttgttttgttttgtttttttgagaaagggtttccctgtgtaactctggctgtcctgggactcgctctgtagagcaagcTGACCGGAGTCTTTTTCATATAAGAGACAACAGTTTTTAAGCTTTGCTCAAGTTCTAACTAAAACAGTTTCGAAGTTTTTATTGTTtaactctttttactcttttggctctttagGGGCCCATCACCCAGTTCCGAAACAAATATATGGAGTCTTGTTTTTTCTTATGACTccctgccttagcttggcttgttgctagccagcttttcttaatttaaattatcccatctaccctttgcctctgggatttttccttttctttcttactttcagtCTTACTCcgaggctggctgtgtggctggtcctacttttctcactttttgatctgtcttgctttctctttttctccttctatttatcctgcctgccagccccgcctatccttgtgCTGCCTCACTGTTGGCCGTTCAGCGCTTTAttggaccatcaggtgttttagacaggtaaagcatcacagcttcacggagttaaacaaatgcagcgtaaggAATGCAACACAAGCAAATGTTAcagatcttaaaataatattctaccacAGCAAGTATTTCTCTTATGGTTCCAAGATCCTGAGCTACATGTATAAGAGAGAGTTAAAGAAGCTGGTGTTTTTAGCACTCTTTTACTATCTCAGGTGGAGGATGGGGAAATATTTTTGTGGTATGCAGTTTGTGCAAGTTAGGAGCTACTATATATCCATTTGAACCATTGAAGATTTTCATTATCGGAAGCAGAAAGTTGTACTATTTCAAGGATGATCTCAAGTTTCTATTCAGAGGACTTGAGCTTCAAATGTGTTCATTGTGACTAACCATTGGACATATTAAAAATCAGGATGTGGGATGAAAATGCTACagcctctttaaaaaataaattggcagcttcttaaaaagttaaacataCACTTACTACATGACCCAGCAATTCCTTGTAGGTGTCTGCTCgttagaaatgaaaatacatttacaCAGAGACTTGTGTATGAGTGTTAGTCATAAGATCCCCAAACTGGACACTGGTGCCTGGAGAAACCAGATGTGCTGTGTATGCACAGTAGAGTAGTATagcataaaaaggaaaacacatggcACAACATGAATAAGCCTCAAGGACGTTATAGTAGTAATAGGAGCACATAGGAAGTTCCAGCTGctgtatgattccatttatacGAGATGCCAGAAGCAGGGCAGTGGTCGCTCTAGGTTGGTGTAGGAGGATGGACGGAATGCACACAGGCTCGTGAATGATTGTGGTGGTGGATTTACAGTGGATGGACTTTATGGTACATGTTGGACCTTAAGGTTATTAAAGAGGGGAGGAAAGCCGGGGAGATGactctggttaagagcactggctgctcttgcagaggaccagggtgaGTTCTCAGcgcccacactgggtggctcataaccacctgcacttccagttccagagcagccGATATCCTCTTCCGGCCGTCatggccacacacatgcacaaggtgtacaaacagataaacacacacacgataaacatgccagtctttaaaagaagaaggagagaagttaaaattaatttcccAGCTAGAGTATTAAGGAAAATACTGGCAGATgcagtcatttaaaaattatgaaaagagatttttttaagagATGCAATCTTTCTGGTAAAAGTAAAAGGATGTTTGCTTTGAACTGACAACAACATAGACAGTCCTTTCGTTTTTGCCTTGGATGTCATACATGTCAAAGATAGCGTCAACTGTCTActtaaaatgttcagtttttccACACTGTACCGCGGCTGGTAGAGAAAATTAGTACTGTACAGTTACATTTGGGGGAAGTAATTGGCCAAAAATGTTAACGTTTATATCctttaattttacataaaatattctaaGGAAATAATTAGGAATGCAAACAAggatttgaattggaaatatTCTCTGTATTGTAGAGATTAGCCAGAAGCCTAAAAGCAGCCTTTGTGCTGTCCCTGTTGGATGATTAGGACGTGGAAGGGGTAGAAACTGTTCCTCATTAGCCTAAGTAAAACTTGTTTGTTGAAACAGATAGAAGGTACTCAGCAGCCTAGATAGTGAGACCATTGAGACCTTCTGGCACTGGGGAACCCAAGCTACCTTTTCCATCCTGCCCTGGGGCGGGTCAGGCTAGTCCCTTCTTTCTCAGTAAATGGGCTTTGTCCTCGGCCTCTTTGCATGTGTGCCAGTGCTGTGTGCCAGCTCACATGGACTCGGTCTTGTATTTCTGAGAGGTTCTAGAAGCATCCCTTTGAGTCTTAAGTGGGTCGTGAATACCTGTGGCTGGCCTGTACTGAGCTAAATTAgtggaaataaaactgaattagGCTATTATATATTCCACAGGTTTCTGTGATGGTGACAAGGAGTGGTTATTACCAACTTAAAAGTATTCCCTACGCCTTCCGAACTCAAATTCCGGATAGAGTGCACCTGTGGTGATTCCTGCTTTCCTGTCGGGTTTTACTCCTCCATCCCCATTAAAGCTCCTTACTGGAGAATGGCGATCACAGCCTTCCCCTCCCGACACACTCTTCTTCTGACTCGTCCTTGCTCCTCCATCCTGACCAGCACCAGCTCACCGCTCTCTGTGTCCATGTAATGTCACTGTTACTTGGTGATTGTTTCTCACGTCACATCTGTCctgcacattttctttctcttttgtagcTAAGGGAATCGTTTGCATCTCTTGTTTCCTCCTGTCCCCTTTCCTATTGGGACTCACACTGTTGACACTGCCCtggtttttttcctctgttcttctcCGGGGTAATTATGTACCGTACTGTACTGTACTCAGCTTTGTAATCCTGATAGCACTGaggattcctttttttttgggggggcgggcAGGGGTCCAAGAccgtttctctgtaacagccctggctcctggaactcacagacatccatctgcctcttccttctgagtgctgggattaaaggcttgtgccaccatacctggcagcATTGAGGATTTTTTATACAGCGTATCGAATATTTACCCAATTACACATTCCTTCATTTTAAAGTGGACTACTTATCACACTCcatcttaagaaaaataatgtttttctcctCTAAATTTAAGAGTAATTTAACTTGATTTTTGtggccaaaggagaaaaaaattagtattAATTGGtatgcatattaatatttttagtatatttaagGCTATTAATACGAAATTTTCCTTAGACTAAAACCACAAAACCTAGAGTGTTTTGGATACTAGTGATGAGTATTTAATTTCTGTACTAAATATCTTACTATAGAAAGAAGCAATGCTGATTGGGAAAATGCAACCAATTGAGAAATGTGCTGTGTAGGCAGTAAAAGTTTCCACTAGTTTTTGTAGAGttcttacaaataaaatgaacCTTAGATGTAATAGTTCTTTGTGAATGTGAAACGAATGTCCGTTCCGTCGAGTCTTGTAATTGGTGGAAGGGTCAGTGTCCAGCTGCTGTGCAGGGCAGGCAGCAGTGGAGCCTCCACCCCGTGTGTGTAGTTAGCACTCGAGTTGATAGAGTGAGAAGTCTGTGTAACTCTCTTCAAGTTGTGCTACAGCCGTAGCGCATGTATTGAAGGCCTGGGTATTTCACCCCATTACCCTGAGTGCAAGAATGTTGTGAATTGGGTGAGCCTGGATTCAGTGAGAGGGTGGGCTAGCTCTagtgtaactttttaaaagaatagcaTCTATCAGAAGCAAGGCTTTGGGGATCTTGTTGAATTTTAAGGGTTTTTAAAGAGTTGGCAGCTGTCATTGGCAAATTGTACGTAAGTACATTACATAAGTAATGTACTCTGGCTATTCAGTATCTACATGAAAGTGGGCAGATAAGTAGAAGAGCTAGCAGAAAAGAATGACAGAATCTGCTTGCTTTGTGGGTTGGACAGAGTGGATGCTATGTAAACAGAGCAGCAGAGGCTTGGTTGTCAGTCTTAGGGTGACCATCAGGGCTTGGTGCCTTGTGAAGAGGGAACATTTGAACCTGCATGGACAGGCTAGCTTAGCGGGTGAGACACTGCATGCAGAAGGGGACACCTAAGGGAGAGCCTGCTTGGATCAGTCTGGAAGTGGACTTGTTGACGGTTTCTGCTGAATTAATCTCTCTTTAAAAGCTGTAAGCTGTAATAAGCAAATGGCCATATTTAATACATGaagaatttaaacattttcagaGGTGAGTGTGAGGCATAATCCCCGCAGAAAACAAACGATAAAGCGGGTGTGTGTTCAGTGGTCTGTGCTTGACACCATTGTCTGTCAACTTCAGGGGCCATTCCAAGGCAGCTCTGAATACTCTCTGGATAATAGAAACAAATGAATAGTTAATTTAGACACTGTCCTAATCTAGCTGTAACCTTGGCCTGTCTAAGCGTTGTAGTGAAAAAGGaatgttaaaatgttttcctcttcGAAACAAAGTCTGTGACAGATAGAGGTTGAGAAAGTGCTGGAAACCTGGCTGGTTAAAGATAAGACCACGAGAAGAGATTTTTCTGTATTTGGGCAGAAACAAAGGTTGGAAGATGCCCGTGTTAAAGTGGCTGGCAGAGGACTTGGAAGCGTTGTCTCCTGTAGAGAAGCACCCCCCCTCCATCGCGAGCGACCCTCTTAACTTCCGCTGCATGCAGTCTGCATTTCCTTGTTACATGTGCTCTTACTTCCATagcaaatgcatttttaaagtcTCTGGGATGGTTGTTGCCATGAAtcagttttgataatttttaatgatatttttatttattcccttTTGCTAGCTGGATTGCCTTTTGCAATTCTTACTTCAAGGCATACCCCCTTCCAGCGAGGAGTGTTCTGTAATGATGAGTCCATCAAGTACCCTTACAGAGAAGACACCATACCCTATGCGTTATTAGGTGGAATAATCATTCCATTCAGTATTATCGTTGTAAGTTAAACTGCTTTTCCAAGTTTCTAACTTTTGAGCACATGGTTACTCTTGTGATGGATTGTTGATGATTAAATGTATATCCCCTCAGGACTTGTTTAACTTTAGTGAAGCCTTATTGTATGGAGctattttaaaagagtaaaaatatgtAATTGGAACCTAACTCAGTATATGTAGATTTTGTGCTAATTTTTATGTCACTGTGAGTATTATGGTTCTGATTTGCTTCTGTTTCAGAAATTATGTGACTGATTGTTGAATGCTATAGCAGCGTGTTTCTCACATAGTGCATTGGGGATCATAACTGAATGTTGTTCTTTAGTACTGCATTCTAGACAAGAGAAATTGCTAACTTATGTTAAAATTTCATTCACCTCATTTTTTAGAAGAGTTTTAAACACTGCCATAACGGAGAGAAAAAGTTAATGTTCTGTGATTAGCAGTGAACATGGAAGGAGTCTTACGAGCACCAAAGGCAACACTGACAGTTGGAGCCATGTGGTGGCTATTATCGCCCAGAGTCGCAGTGGGATGCCCAGGGTGTGGCTCGTGGTGGAGTCCAGTGAGAGGCTGTTTCTGTGGCCTTTACAGCCAGAAATTGTCTTACTTAAGTGAACATTTCTGTACAAGGAAACTTAACAATACTTATGTAAACACAGTTAAAGGCAGAATTATGATCCCAAGAGAAAAGACGACAGCATGTATGTACCTTGTCAACTTTCGAAGTAAATGCCAACATTTAATTAATTTGGAAATAGCATTAAAATCATCACATAATCTGATTagtaatgaaaattaattaattcatacTTTGTAATAGACAACTAGTGAAAGAAAGCCTCTGCTGTATGCATGTTTATTTGTAAAACTGAGATGCCGGGAGGAAGGCGCTGCTTTGTCAGTCCTGGTCTTCAGTGGCTGTCCTGGAGCCCGGCATGTTCTAGCCACTTCCATGAAACTGTTGTCAGTATCTGGTGGAGGGCTGTACTGTAACTNNNNNNNNNNNNNNNNNNNNNNNNNNNNNNNNNNNNNNNNNNNNNNNNNNNNNNNNNNNNNNNNNNNNNNNNNNNNNNNNNNNNNNNNNNNNNNNNNNNNNNNNNNNNNNNNNNNNNNNNNNNNNNNNNNNNNNNNNNNNNNNNNNNNNNNNNNNNNNNNNNNNNNNNNNNNNNNNNNNNNNNNNNNNNNNNNNNNNNNNNNNNNNNNNNNNNNNNNNNNNNNNNNNNNNNNNNNNNNNNNNNNNNNNNNNNNNNNNNNNNNNNNNNNNNNNNNNNNNNNNNNNNNNNNNNNNNNNNNNNNNNNNNNNNNNNNNNNNNNNNNNNNNNNNNNNNNNNNNNNNNNNNNNNNNNNNNNNNNNNNNNNNNNNNNNNNNNNNNNNNNNNNNNNNNNNNNNNNNNNNNNNNNNNNNNNNCCTTCATCTGCCCAGATCTCTACACTAAGTTTTTACTAGTAAAGGTGACCATACCCGCGATGGTTTGTAGGAGGAAGTCATCTGtgtagagacagggtctccctgtgtttCCCAGCGCAGGCTTGGATTCGTGCACTGTCGCACTCCCtctgtcttagcctcctgagtgctgggaagccTTTGAGTCTTGCCTGAGCATGGCGGTGTGtgcctatactcccagcactcaggaagctgatgcaggagtATAAGTTCAAGCCCAGCTTAAACTACTTAATGCGATCAAATCTTCTAGAACAAACGTGCACATACAACAGGGAGGGGGTCTTGGGTCTTACAGTGCACAGCAGCTGAGTCAGCCAAGAGTCCTGTATTGACATTTAAAGTGTTAGATGCCCTGCTCTTTCAgttctgctctgtccctttaaaggTGCCCAGGCTGTGTGGTGTGGATGTGTTACAGGGCCCAACACAACCGTCCAAAGTGGAAATTAGACTTTATTAACTTGAACCTTTAAAACAAAGTGTTTCAGgaagaagagatggctcagtggtttccaagttcagttcccagcactcatgttgagtgtcttacaaccatctctaacttcaTCTTAGAGAAcctgacacacacatgtgtgtggtacacccacggagacacatacacacacgtgtgtggcaCACCCAcggagacacatacacacacgcgtggCACACCCAcggagacacatacacacacgtgtgtggcaACCCatggagacacatacacacacacgtggcaCACCCAcggagacacatacacacacgtgtgtggcaCACTGAAGGGACTCaagtatacacataaataaaaacttaaaacctTTCAGTGGTCTCCCTGAAGTTATCTTTACATTTAGTAAAGTATTCAAATTACCATCAACTCTGCTTGGGGCAGCAGCTTCATgtactaatttaaaataattctggtTTACTTAATTCAGTTTTTCAAGTACTCCTTAATCAGAATTGTATAAATTGAATTtcatttattagaaaataaattgtgtgtgtgggggttgcCTTACTAAAATAAAGTCATTGATTCGGACTTTGCACCTAGCCTCTGGCATGGCTTGCAGACGGTTTCTGACCATGCTAGGTGGTACGTCGGAGAAAACCAAGAGCCAAGGGAGGGTTTCAGTACAGAGGAAATGGTCAGTGAGAAGTGAGGTTGATAAACATCTGCTCAACCCAGTAATTCATTTTTGGCTTTCGAGAAAGAATCAGGAGGAGATAAAGGAATAGAAGCAAGGAGAGCTGTCTGGGAGGGGTGGAAGTAAGAAGTGCACCAGTAATGCCAGACTTCTTTGGGCTAGCAGGCCCTGAATGAAAGAGAGCACTGTGAGGGTGCTGTGTAGACAGAGTCTTTCGTGGGGACACAAGGAGCTGGTAAGAGAGTGCTGTGAGCATAGGCCCGCAGGGATGGCTCGGCAGTTTATAAgggttctgcctccctccctgagACAGCCTCTTCTGTATTAATAATTATTGTATCCTTACTGTCTTAAGTAAATGAAACACAAGTACTTTGAGTTGTAGGATTAATTAGGCCACAGTTGGCGTAGGTGTAGACTTTGACAAAGATTAAGAACAAGGTATAATGGACCAAAGGTCAGGACAAAGTATCAAAATGAGTTGAAGAATGACTGTCCTATGCAGATCAGATACAGAAAACTAGATTTAGAACTTCTTCTGGCTGTTTCTGTGAAAGAGGAGAGCATGTAAGTTTAAGAAACGATGCCTGCTGACAAAGCATGTGTCAACATTAGAGCCTGGGAGCCACCCCAGTACAAGCGTTAGATCATGCTACTTGCGGAGATGCTCTGAACTCCAGAGCTGGGTTGCTTCCGTCAGTGGCAAGAGGGGGTGGAGTGCCTGCAGCTGGTGCCAAGTGTGAGTAGGAAGCCACCTGTGCACCTGGTTCTGGAACATAACTGAGCTCGTGGAAACAGCTGACAGCTGGGGTGTGGAGGGCCACACTGCTAAACTGTAGTTGATCAATACACTTGTGTTTCCCGCCACCAAAGATCAACTCCATAATGTGCTAGAGAAATCTGTTCACACTCGCAGCCCTTAATGACTCAAAGAGGTAATAGTCTTTAAATCAGGGCCACTGAACATTGGTAAGAGTGACCTTAGCACAGCAGTGGAGGTGCAATGACCCCAGAAGTCAAGTTTCCTTCTATAAGCGAGTCTTCGAAGGGTTTTATGCATTCATTGACAGCTAGACTATTTTTGTGAAGTATAATGTGTTGAAGGGTTTTGACTTTCACCCGGGACAGTACCTTCTGTTAAAGTTTATTGACACCGGGCTCCTGTGCCAAATTTAGCTTTCTACTGAAAAGGTAAGAAACCAGCCAGCTTTACAGAATTCATAGTCTAATTGGCAAGACTGACTCAGGGATCCTAGGATCTGTTGATCCAGATGAGGGAAGAATTACTAGCAATGGATTTTTGAGATCCCACTAAGTGGCGGCCGTTATTTATGTCACCTATGGCAATGCTGGCTCCACAGACAACCCTTCCCTGTAAGACTGCTTAAGTTTAAGATGAGGTAGAGAAGCAAGCAGGTGTCTCAAGGGAAGCTTGGTTACAcagctctccacctccctcccacccacaggTTAGCAGGCTTTCTGCTCCCTGAGTGTCTGTGTAGATAGCAGGCCCCAGAATGTGTCCTCTCGTCCTATGTAAGCAGCAAATTGCTAGTGTTTATAACGAAGCAGTCAGAATCTGGGTTGctcagggcagtggtggtgaacccGTGAGGTTGTTCTGCCGTACTCTCGCTACACTGGCGTGCTCACCACCCAGACTGACACTGTAGCAGTCCACAGATGCTCATTGAAGACTTTAACTCCATTTTGTAAAGCGGTGAAGAATAAGGGAGGAATCATCTGAAATCACCCCGGGAAGGAGGAGTCCAAGTATTTGTTTGGTCTCTTGGTAGGACTTTTTCAAGGCGTCTGGTTTTCTCTGAGTCTTCAAGAAGACTTAACTGGGAGACCATGGGACTGAATTACTCTTTTTAGTATGATGGATATCTTTGACTCAAAGGAATATTGAGAAAAAATGTAGACCGGTAGATTTTAAACATGGTTATATAAGATGTTCACTAGGGAGTTTGTATTTGAGTGAGCCACAGCTGTCTTTGGGGATCTCTCACTGTAGCTGTGGAGCTCAGTTTATTTGAATACAGGAAAAGAAGCAGGGCTGTTCCTTCATGTAGACTACACACTGCTTTTGGCTCAGCTGTGGCCTTAGTGGTGCCTACCGTCAGCCTGGGGCTGTGGTCACTTTACAATCAGATGTCTTAAACTGACTTTAAAGGGGGATTAGAACAAACATCATTTGCAGTTTAGCACTTGCTTTTCTGTTTACTTGTTtaaagggcctgcttgttgttttATCATCctctattcctttctttttcagatgATTGCTGGAGAAAGTCTGTCTATTCACTTTAACGCCTTGCAATCAAATTCCTTTGTTGGCAATCACTATATAGCCACTATTTACAAAGCCATCGGAGCCTTTTTGTTTGGAGCTGCAGCTAGCCAGTCCCTGACTGACATTGCCAAGTATTCTATAGGCAGACTGCGTCCACACTTCTTGGCTGTTTGTGACCCTGATTGGTCAAAAATCAACTGCAGTGATGGTTATATTGAGAACTACATATGTCGAGGGAATGCAGAAAAAGTCAGAGAAGGCAGGTAAGTGTGTGGTCTCTGACACTTGTGTTACTTTGACATTATCCATTGGCTACAAGGCTTTGGAGCTGACTGCCACTTTGATAAGAGAAGCTAGGGCGAGCAGAGGAGTGAAATCGTGAACTCCAAAGGAATGGGTCAGTAACTTTTTCTTAAGATACtggttcaggggctggagagatggctcagaggccaaACTTTCTTCCCTTACAGTCTTGAAGATTCACTGCACGATGAAAATGTTGTAAGTAAGATGTGTATTCAGTATATGCACCCAGCCTAAACATGTCACACAGTGACGTAGATTAGATTCAGTAGAGTTGGCTTTCCTTCTTGGTCATGTGGCTGGCTGGTAGCTGTGGCTAACCACTAGTGCCTAGGTTCAGAGTTCTGTACTCCGTATTATATATtggaaagatcagaaaagtagTTTTACTCAATGTGTGTTACTTTCATATTGTAGTGAAGTGAAACAAAGTTGTAACTTAAAGTCTGTATGCACTAACTGAGCAGCCCTTTAAAATAGCTGTACTGGTCTGTAATCCCTACACATGAGATCTGTCCACCCTAAATCAAGGTTTTGAAGAGTTCCATCGCATTAGGTTTTCACCTGAACTCATGGCAGCCCTTGGGTCAACTTTCTGTCGTTACAGTTTCATATTTTCTAGGATGTCGTATGTGAGATCACTCTATGAGGACCCCGATacatctgccttctttttttttttcaacatgttTTCATTTGTCCATGTTCTTCTAGGAGGTATTACAGATTGCTGATCCAGTCAACTGGAAGTTGACTGACGTTTAGGTTGTTTCAATTTGGGGTTATGAAAATAAAGCTTCAGCTGGgcgtagtggcgcacacctttaatcccagctcttgggaagtagaagcaggtagacctctgagttgaggccagcctggtttacatagtggaTGCCAGgccaagccagccaggactacacagtgagaccctgtctcaaaaaatgaaataaataaaatgctataaaCACTGTCTGCATGTAATATGCCTGTTGTTTTACTTGAATGAATACTTGGGAGTATGTACTGTTACAGTTCCAGGGGGCCAGCCACCAAGTGTCACAGTGGATGTAGCATTTTGCATCCTTCCCAAGAATGTGTGAGAGTCCTGGTTGTCATTTGTTTATTGGTCTTTCTTGTTTTGGCCATCCTACAGGTTTTCTGTATCTCAGTGGTTTTCATGTGCATTTTGTCCCTAAGTTGCTGGGTAACTTTCTGTGGCTATTGTCCTTTCAGCCTGTCAtctgttgtttaaaaaaacaacaaaaaaagtgggTCACTTGTGCTGATAAATGTCATTTTGGAGACATTTTCAtgttttgacattttcttctccaaatcttgttttttttcttttttcctgatatTCCTTGAAGTATAGAAGCATCAACTTTTAAGagcttgtttgtgtgtatgcacggggagctcagaggtcgGCATTGTGTGTCTGTCAGTTATGCCCCACCTTATGTTTGAGCCAGCGTCTCTGGAGTGTGCTGCGCTGATTCCATGAGCTTGACCTGCAGAGAGTCCCAGTGAGCCTCCGGGTTACAGGGGTCAGGTCCTCCCGGTCCAGTGAAACCCTGTGTTGTGTCTGCTTTCCTAATTTGTGGTTTGGGGATCCTAATGATCTATACCAGCCTGTGCTTTATAAATCCATGTTTAAGCTTAGCTCTTACAGGAGGTCCagcatttgaatttatttttgtgtataagGAAactattttccaattttttccaACAGACTATGCAGTTTCCAGAATTAGTGACAAGTCCATCTTTGAGGGGAGTGGGTTGACACAGGACTTCTCTgtatagctgtcctggaactcactctgtagaccaagctagcctcgaactcagagatctgcctgtctctgcaacACCACTGCCCAAAATAGTGATAGCTAAGTcactattttcaattttactaGGACTTTTGTTGAAATGTGGGTCTGCTGCTGAGTGCTCAGTCTGTTCCATC contains:
- the Plpp1 gene encoding phospholipid phosphatase 1 isoform X2, with translation MFDKTRLPYVALDVLCVLLAGLPFAILTSRHTPFQRGVFCNDESIKYPYREDTIPYALLGGIIIPFSIIVMIAGESLSIHFNALQSNSFVGNHYIATIYKAIGAFLFGAAASQSLTDIAKYSIGRLRPHFLAVCDPDWSKINCSDGYIENYICRGNAEKVREGRLSFYSGHSSFSMYCMLFTALYLQARMKGDWARLLRPTLQFGLVALSIYVGLSRISDYKHHWSDVLVGFIQGAVVAILVAVYVSDFFKNRHSYKERKEDDSHTTLHETTATTYSSNRHP